From the genome of Photobacterium sp. TLY01:
AATGAGCAAGTGCCCGAAACAGTCTGAAATGATCGCTCTGGCGAGATCAGGGAGTGGGTTGTCACCATCTTCAAGCGCTTCGGGGATAGCGGTTTGTAATGCGTGGCGTCCTTTCGGCGCGATAATGCCGAACTCAGCCAGCATGGCGCGAATTTGATTCAGTAATGCCGTTCGTTCATGGACCCAATGATCACGCGCACGATGCAGGAGCAAAATCGCTTGCTGGTCGGCCGATTTGATCCGGACGAAGCGTGTTGAAGGACGGATGACAGCTGTGCAAATGGCAAAGGCGTCATTGAGATCATTTTTGGCACCGGTTCTGAAAGGTGCCACATACTTCGACGCCATGATCTTTGGCGTATGGCCGAGCTTCGCCAGTTCTCGGGCCCAGTAATGAGAGGCACCGCAGGCTTCCATACCGATAATTGCGGGTGGGATATTAGCAAACGTCTCAAGGACTTTTGACCGCGTTATTGTTTTGTGGATCAACACCTTGCCTTGATGATCTTCACCGTGGATACTGAAGCTATGTTTGGCTAAATCAATGCCATAAATAGAATGTGACATGGTGGCCTCCGGTAGTTGCAAGATAAGACTTACCAAGTGTGGCAAAGCCTGATGAGGGGGAGTCCATGTCATTCGTTATGTGGCAAAGAGGAAATATGGAAATTTCATTACTAGCGGATTGTCCGTCTGAAGCACCAAAAATAGCTAAGTGGTATTACGATGAGTGGGCGAGAATGGCTCCGAATGTAACCGAAGAAATGGTGCTCGAAAAGGTCATCGAAAAGTCAGTAAACCGAAACCAAATCCCCTTGTCATTTGTTGCTCATATTGACAGTGAACTCGCTGGTGTTTTAGAGCTCAAAGTTCGTGAAAACAAAAATTATCCAGAGTACGAAAACTGGGTTGGTGGTGTATACACAAATCCAAAGTATAGGGGTAAGGGTATCGCCAGCAAGTTACTTGAATCAGCAAAAGAAAAAGCAATCGATATTGGTGTTAAAAAGCTCTATC
Proteins encoded in this window:
- a CDS encoding IS110 family transposase — encoded protein: MSHSIYGIDLAKHSFSIHGEDHQGKVLIHKTITRSKVLETFANIPPAIIGMEACGASHYWARELAKLGHTPKIMASKYVAPFRTGAKNDLNDAFAICTAVIRPSTRFVRIKSADQQAILLLHRARDHWVHERTALLNQIRAMLAEFGIIAPKGRHALQTAIPEALEDGDNPLPDLARAIISDCFGHLLILNQRIADQEQCFDMLVSRSRQAKKIMKVAGIGPITATAVIASIGKGEQFDKGRDFAAWLGLVPSQYSTGGKPRLGRITKKGDRYLRTLLVHGARAVIASLGDKTDRLSLWCKSLVERRGFKRAIVALAANNARIIWSLLRNETEYQLI
- a CDS encoding GNAT family N-acetyltransferase, with the translated sequence MEISLLADCPSEAPKIAKWYYDEWARMAPNVTEEMVLEKVIEKSVNRNQIPLSFVAHIDSELAGVLELKVRENKNYPEYENWVGGVYTNPKYRGKGIASKLLESAKEKAIDIGVKKLYLQCESFNVSLYLNHGFSVLHQAQHHDIETTIMVWEAAT